The following are from one region of the Streptomyces rubrogriseus genome:
- a CDS encoding non-ribosomal peptide synthetase translates to MSQQPTRARGKIEDILPLSPLQEGFVFLGLLHTEGPDLYIGQVAFDLEGPFDGARMRAAAGALLRRHANLRAGFRQRKNGSWAQLVLHEVDLPWQDADLSTLPEEERRAEADRLAAADRARRFDLGRPPLLRFTAIRLSADRVRLVMTNHHIVLDGWSMPVLLRELMALYAAEGDASALPRVRPYRDYLAWLDARDRDAARDAWRRSLSGLDEATLLAPDAGPASTAPSQVSFTVDSEVSGALSAWARGQGVTMNTVVQGAWALALAQATGRDDVVFGATVSGRPPELPGVESMIGLFINTLPVRARIDQAEPLGDLFRRLQSEQARLLDHQWPGLADIQHWAGHGELFDTAMVFQNYPVEEGDLTAPADPDRLQVASADIKGGTHFAVNVVATMRGAELSFRVDYRPDLYDEAYARDFGRRMLRVLEALVTDSDRTVAHLDTLDPTVRERVLVEWNGTPTQLPGTPLHELISSQTRQTPDAVAVVCDGTSLTYAELDGRANQLARHLLGEGLGAEQFVAIALAKSLDAVVSMLAVLKTGAAYLPIDPDYPAERITYMLDDARPALILAEPVDPAAYASRPDGPLSDAERRSPWSARHAAYMIYTSGSTGRPKGVVIEHHALATYLHRARNTYSAMTGVTVLHSPLAFDLTITALWTPLTSGGTVHLTSLEESDTQPSLIKATPSHLPLLTTLPETASPSHTLILGGEALHTDQLTDWRTQHPDVQIINAYGPTESTVNITDHHLDGSEEGSVPIGRPFANTQVYVLDSALRPVAPGVTGELYLAGEQLARGYLGRPALTAERFTANPHSSTPGTRMYRTGDLAHWNHHGHLTYDGRADHQVKLRGHRIEPGEIEATLTAQPGITQATVQLREDTPGDQRLVAYLVTSTGYDENTVRNALASALPDYMVPSTLITLDALPLTPNGKLDRTALPAPAYTASTTGRTPRTPREEILCTLYSEILSVNTVGIDDSFFDLGGHSLLATRLVSRIRTTLGRELPIRQLFETPTVAGLSRALDTSGTLRTALAARPRPERIPLSYAQQRLWFLHQLEGPTATYNIPTTLRLTGALDTDALHAAFSDLLARHESLRTIYAEDDQGAQQVVLPVEAVATPFAVVDVAAEDVAERVAEAARHAFDLGAEIPVRARLFRVSEREHVLLLLVHHIASDAWSRGPLAQDLTTAYTARCTGDAPTWQPLPVQYADYAVWQQEILGDDTNADSLAGRQLAYWREQLAGLPEQLDLPTDRPRPATADHTGDRVEFTVPADLHTRLTELARATDTTLYMVLQAALAALLTRHGAGEDIPIGTPIAGRTDDATDHLIGFFVNTLVLRTDTSGNPTFRQLLTRVRDTDLTAYTHQDLPFERLVEALNPTRSLTHHPLFQTMLTLHNTQGTKTDRFAGLAAEVVASESVSARFDLSFALAEHFGADHSCEGMSGGVTYSTALFDRATVRDLADRLVRLLAAAVAHPGRPVGQLEIMDAAERRLVLQEWNDTAAEPPAASVTGLFERQARRSPEATAVEFGEVRLSYAELNARANRLARHLVARGAAPGRFVAVALPRSAELVVTLLAVLKSGAAYLPIDPHYPAERVEYMLADAGPALTVAEPVAEAALSGYGDADLGVDELRGPVHGAHPAYTIYTSGSTGRPKGVVVPRGALDNFLADMGRRFTPGAGDRLLAVTTVGFDIAGLEIFLPLLHGAVLVLADEETARDPHALLHRVSASGITMVQATPSLWQGVVAVAGDELAGVRVLVGGEALPSELARALTDRARGVTNLYGPTEATIWATAADVAESGPVIGRPLANTSAYVLDSALRPVPVGVPGELYLAGEQLAQGYHLRPSLTSERFTADPYGPAGTRMYRTGDLVCRRRDGALRYLSRVDQQVKLRGFRIELGEIEAELSRHPAVAESAVTVREDRPGDRRLVGYVVPKGPVPSARELRERLRGRLPEFMVPTAFVVLDALPLTPNRKLDRKALPAPEYDGEPVGRGPRDPREEILCALFAEVLGVARVGIDDGFFDLGGHSLLATRLVSRIRTALGVELSVRRFFETPTIAGLSGALDRAAGARAPLAARPRPERVPLSPAQQRLWFLHQFEGPSATYNMPTALRLSGPVDRAALERAIGDVLVRHESLRTVFAADDGGSWQVVLPADRAAGRLDVVDVTAGEVAERVGEAARHAFDLTADIPFLARLFRVSDTEHVLLLLIHHIAGDGWSMAPLARDLTAAYAARCAGAAPDWEPLPVQYADYALWQREVLGDESDPDSVAARQLAYWKEALAGLPEQLELPTDRPRPATAGYTGDRIAFTVPAALHARLTELARSTHSSLFMVVQAAFATLLTRLGAGEDIPVGTAVAGRNDAATEDLVGFFVNTLVLRTDTGGNPTFRELLGRVRERDLAAYAHQDVPFERLVEALNPARSLAHHPLYQVMITFNNTADAGARTAPDAPAASGEAGALLNATRMTAGTGVAKFDLALTFGERHDPAGGPAGMRGSLEYRTELFDPETAESVISRLLGVLGSVTADPDRPIGGIGLLDPAERRQVLREWNDTARPQREGTLPQLFEEQVARTPRRPAFSAGGTTLTYAELNSRANRLAHLLAESGAGPEQVVAISLPPSVEMGVAVLAVLKTGAAYLPVDPGAPRERIATMAEDAAPVCALTTSAVPAGVFPAELPRLLLDDPDVTARLAAQPAHDLTDEDRTQPLSPWNAAYIIYTSGSTGRPKGVLVEHQPVLNYLAVSAELYPGVAGNALLHSPLSFDLTVTGLFAPLLNGGCVHLADLEELHERALDGEVPDLPQTTFLKATPSHLPLITGLPGVCVPDGELVLGGESLTGRAVRTLLAAHPGARVLNEYGPTETIVGCTTWRVESPDDLADGVLTIGRPFPNTRMLVLDPYLQPVPAGVPGELYVSGVQLARGYLNRPGQSASRFVANPFEGPGERMYRTGDIVRWNRRGDLEFISRVDDQVKIRGFRVELGEVESALSRHPGVPEAVAVVREDRPGDRRLVAYLVTGAGPVPVPSDEELRERLRETLPDYMVPSAFVRLAELPLTGNGKLDRGRLPAPDYAAAGTGRAPVTAREELLCALFAEALGLESVGVDDGFFDLGGDSILSIQLVSRARAKGLTLSVRDVFEHQSVARVAEALELAEAQAADGAAGASAGAVPGEPGEAEAASGPVPATPIMGWFAALGGPVAPFNQSVVVSVPADLDAERLVAALGALLDRHDSLRLRVAADWSMSVPEPEPGGTDAAHLLTRRAAGDVDDAGLHAVVAAAGAAERDRLSPADGRMLRACHVDRGPDRPGLLVLVAHHLAVDAVSWRLLVPDLAAAYQGRPLSPAGTAWRQWASALRELAGSPVTEAETDHWLDAARPAAEPADPVLDPARDTHARSGQVVLDLDPDTTDALLTWVPGVFRAEINDLLLTAFGLAVADWRRDRGARGTAPVTVDLESHGRHEHLVPGADLTRTTGWFTSMHPVPLHPEIDDPDWAEVWDGGAAAGRALKRVKEQLRAVPRDGVGHGLLRHLNPRTRDRFAALPAPAYGFNYLGRHTGGRGGGAPGGGAGPEPWSVLGRGVAGQHPDTPLAHPVELVAGAHDTDRGPTLHSVWTYADAVLSEAEVRRLGEGWFRALKALVEHAGRPEASGLTPSDVSLTSLSEDDISRLESEWGSL, encoded by the coding sequence GTGAGCCAGCAACCGACCCGTGCGCGCGGCAAGATCGAGGACATCCTTCCGCTCTCCCCGCTGCAAGAGGGCTTCGTGTTCCTCGGGCTGCTGCACACCGAGGGGCCCGACCTCTACATCGGCCAGGTGGCCTTCGACCTGGAGGGCCCCTTCGACGGCGCCCGGATGCGCGCGGCGGCCGGGGCCCTGCTGCGCCGCCACGCCAACCTGCGCGCCGGTTTCCGCCAGCGCAAGAACGGGTCCTGGGCCCAACTGGTCCTGCACGAGGTCGACCTGCCGTGGCAGGACGCCGACCTGAGCACGCTGCCCGAGGAGGAGCGCCGGGCGGAGGCCGACCGGCTCGCGGCCGCCGACCGTGCCCGCCGTTTCGACCTGGGCCGGCCCCCGCTGCTGCGCTTCACCGCGATCCGGCTGTCCGCCGACCGCGTCCGGCTGGTGATGACCAACCACCACATCGTGCTGGACGGCTGGTCCATGCCGGTCCTGCTGCGCGAACTCATGGCGCTCTACGCCGCCGAGGGTGACGCGTCCGCGCTCCCCCGGGTCCGTCCCTACCGCGACTACCTGGCCTGGCTCGACGCCCGCGACCGGGACGCCGCCCGCGACGCCTGGCGACGGTCCCTGTCCGGGCTCGACGAGGCCACCCTCCTCGCCCCGGACGCCGGCCCGGCGTCGACCGCTCCCTCGCAGGTGTCCTTCACCGTGGACTCCGAGGTCAGCGGCGCCCTGTCCGCGTGGGCGCGGGGTCAGGGGGTCACCATGAACACGGTGGTCCAGGGCGCCTGGGCCCTCGCGCTGGCCCAGGCCACCGGACGCGACGACGTCGTCTTCGGCGCCACCGTCTCCGGCCGCCCGCCCGAGCTGCCCGGCGTCGAGTCCATGATCGGTCTGTTCATCAACACCCTGCCCGTCCGCGCCCGCATCGACCAGGCCGAACCCCTCGGCGACCTCTTCCGCCGCCTCCAGAGTGAACAGGCCCGCCTCCTGGACCACCAGTGGCCCGGCCTCGCCGACATCCAGCACTGGGCCGGACACGGCGAACTCTTCGACACCGCCATGGTCTTCCAGAACTACCCGGTCGAGGAGGGCGACCTCACCGCCCCCGCCGACCCGGACCGGCTCCAGGTCGCCTCGGCCGACATCAAGGGCGGTACGCACTTCGCCGTCAACGTCGTCGCGACGATGCGCGGCGCCGAACTGTCCTTCCGCGTCGACTACCGCCCCGACCTCTACGACGAGGCGTACGCCCGCGACTTCGGCCGACGGATGCTGCGGGTCCTGGAAGCACTGGTCACCGACTCGGACCGTACCGTCGCCCACCTGGACACCCTCGACCCGACCGTGCGGGAGCGGGTCCTGGTGGAGTGGAACGGGACCCCGACCCAGCTTCCCGGGACACCGCTGCACGAACTGATCAGCAGCCAGACCCGGCAGACGCCGGACGCCGTGGCGGTGGTGTGCGACGGCACCTCCCTGACCTACGCCGAGCTGGACGGGCGCGCCAACCAACTCGCCCGGCATCTACTGGGAGAGGGGCTCGGTGCGGAGCAGTTCGTGGCGATCGCGCTGGCCAAGTCACTGGACGCGGTAGTCAGCATGCTGGCCGTACTCAAGACCGGCGCGGCCTACCTTCCGATCGACCCGGACTACCCCGCCGAGCGCATCACCTACATGCTCGACGACGCCCGCCCCGCCCTGATCCTCGCCGAGCCGGTGGACCCCGCTGCGTATGCGAGTCGTCCCGACGGTCCGCTCTCGGACGCGGAACGCCGTAGCCCGTGGTCGGCCCGACACGCCGCCTACATGATCTACACCTCGGGCTCCACCGGCCGCCCCAAGGGCGTCGTCATCGAACACCACGCCCTGGCCACCTACCTCCACCGCGCCCGCAACACCTACTCCGCCATGACCGGCGTGACCGTCCTCCACTCCCCGCTGGCCTTCGACCTCACCATCACCGCCCTGTGGACGCCTTTGACAAGCGGCGGCACGGTCCACCTCACCAGCCTCGAAGAGTCGGACACGCAACCGAGCCTGATCAAGGCCACCCCCAGCCACCTCCCCCTGCTCACCACACTCCCCGAGACGGCATCCCCGTCCCACACCCTCATCCTCGGCGGCGAAGCCCTCCACACCGACCAGCTGACCGACTGGCGCACCCAACACCCCGACGTCCAGATCATCAACGCCTACGGCCCCACCGAATCCACCGTCAACATCACCGACCACCACCTCGACGGGTCGGAAGAAGGCTCCGTCCCCATCGGACGGCCCTTCGCCAACACCCAGGTGTACGTACTGGATTCAGCCCTGCGACCCGTCGCCCCCGGCGTCACCGGCGAGCTGTACCTCGCAGGCGAGCAACTGGCCCGCGGCTACCTCGGCCGCCCCGCCCTCACCGCCGAACGCTTCACCGCCAACCCCCACAGCAGCACCCCCGGCACCCGCATGTACCGCACCGGCGACCTCGCCCACTGGAACCACCACGGCCACCTCACCTACGACGGACGCGCCGACCACCAGGTCAAGCTGCGTGGCCACCGCATCGAACCGGGCGAGATCGAAGCCACCCTCACCGCACAACCCGGCATCACCCAAGCCACCGTCCAACTCCGCGAAGACACCCCCGGCGACCAACGCCTCGTCGCCTACCTCGTCACATCCACTGGATACGACGAGAACACCGTGCGCAACGCACTGGCCAGCGCACTGCCCGACTACATGGTCCCCAGCACACTTATCACCCTCGACGCCCTCCCCCTCACCCCCAACGGCAAACTCGACCGCACCGCCCTCCCCGCCCCCGCATACACGGCATCCACCACCGGACGCACCCCCCGCACACCCCGCGAAGAAATCCTCTGCACCCTGTACTCGGAGATCCTCTCGGTGAACACCGTGGGCATCGACGACAGCTTCTTCGACCTCGGCGGGCACTCCCTCCTCGCCACCCGCCTGGTCAGCCGCATCCGCACCACTCTCGGGCGGGAGCTGCCGATCCGGCAGCTCTTCGAGACGCCGACCGTCGCGGGCCTCTCCCGTGCCCTGGACACGTCCGGCACGCTGCGCACCGCGCTCGCGGCGAGGCCGCGCCCCGAGCGCATCCCGCTCTCCTACGCCCAGCAACGCCTCTGGTTCCTCCACCAGCTCGAAGGACCCACCGCCACCTACAACATCCCCACCACTCTTCGCCTCACCGGCGCCCTCGACACCGACGCCCTGCACGCCGCGTTCAGCGATCTCCTCGCCCGCCACGAAAGCCTGCGCACCATCTACGCCGAGGACGACCAGGGCGCCCAGCAGGTCGTGTTGCCCGTGGAGGCCGTCGCGACGCCGTTCGCCGTCGTCGACGTGGCCGCGGAGGACGTGGCGGAACGGGTGGCCGAGGCGGCCCGGCACGCCTTCGATCTGGGCGCGGAGATCCCGGTCCGGGCGCGGCTGTTCCGGGTCTCGGAGCGGGAGCACGTCCTGCTGCTGCTCGTGCACCACATCGCCAGTGACGCCTGGTCCCGCGGCCCGCTGGCCCAGGACCTCACCACCGCCTACACCGCCCGCTGCACCGGCGACGCACCCACCTGGCAACCCCTCCCCGTCCAGTACGCCGACTACGCCGTCTGGCAGCAGGAGATCCTCGGCGACGACACCAACGCCGACAGCCTCGCGGGCCGCCAGCTCGCCTACTGGAGAGAGCAGCTCGCCGGCCTGCCCGAACAGCTCGACCTCCCCACCGACCGGCCCCGGCCCGCCACCGCCGACCACACCGGCGACCGCGTCGAGTTCACCGTCCCCGCCGACCTGCACACCCGCCTGACCGAACTCGCCCGGGCCACCGACACGACCCTCTACATGGTGCTCCAGGCCGCCCTCGCGGCCCTGCTCACCCGGCACGGCGCCGGCGAGGACATCCCGATCGGCACCCCCATAGCCGGACGCACCGACGACGCCACCGACCACCTCATCGGCTTCTTCGTCAACACCCTCGTCCTGCGCACCGACACCAGCGGCAACCCCACCTTCCGCCAACTCCTCACCCGAGTCCGCGACACCGACCTCACCGCCTACACCCACCAGGACCTCCCCTTCGAACGCCTCGTAGAAGCCCTCAACCCCACCCGCTCCCTCACCCACCACCCCCTCTTCCAGACGATGCTCACCCTGCACAACACGCAGGGCACGAAGACGGACCGGTTCGCCGGGCTGGCGGCCGAGGTGGTGGCGTCGGAGTCGGTCTCGGCGCGCTTCGACCTGTCGTTCGCGCTGGCCGAGCACTTCGGCGCCGACCATTCCTGCGAGGGCATGAGCGGCGGCGTCACGTACAGCACGGCGCTCTTCGACCGTGCCACGGTGCGGGACCTCGCCGACCGGCTGGTGCGGCTGCTCGCGGCGGCGGTGGCGCATCCGGGGCGGCCCGTGGGGCAGTTGGAGATCATGGACGCGGCCGAACGGCGGCTGGTGCTCCAGGAGTGGAACGACACCGCGGCCGAGCCGCCCGCCGCGTCGGTGACCGGGCTCTTCGAGCGGCAGGCGCGGCGGTCGCCGGAGGCGACGGCCGTGGAGTTCGGCGAGGTGCGGCTGTCCTACGCGGAGCTGAACGCGCGCGCCAACCGGCTGGCCCGGCACCTCGTCGCGCGGGGCGCGGCGCCGGGCCGGTTCGTGGCCGTGGCGCTGCCCCGCTCGGCGGAGCTGGTCGTGACGCTGCTGGCGGTCCTCAAGTCCGGGGCCGCGTACCTGCCGATCGACCCGCACTACCCGGCCGAGCGGGTGGAGTACATGCTGGCCGACGCGGGGCCCGCGCTGACGGTGGCCGAACCGGTGGCGGAGGCCGCGCTGTCGGGGTACGGGGACGCGGACCTCGGGGTGGACGAGCTGCGGGGCCCGGTCCACGGGGCGCATCCGGCGTACACGATCTACACCTCGGGTTCCACGGGGCGGCCCAAGGGCGTGGTGGTGCCGCGCGGGGCGCTGGACAACTTCCTGGCCGACATGGGCCGGCGGTTCACGCCGGGGGCCGGTGACCGGCTGCTCGCCGTGACCACGGTGGGCTTCGACATCGCGGGCCTGGAGATCTTCCTCCCGCTGCTGCACGGCGCGGTGCTGGTGCTCGCCGACGAGGAGACCGCGCGCGACCCGCACGCGCTGCTGCACCGGGTGTCGGCGTCGGGGATCACCATGGTCCAGGCGACGCCGAGCCTGTGGCAGGGGGTCGTGGCCGTGGCCGGGGACGAGCTGGCCGGGGTGCGGGTGCTGGTGGGCGGGGAGGCGTTGCCTTCCGAGCTGGCGCGGGCGCTGACGGACCGTGCCCGCGGGGTGACGAACCTGTACGGGCCGACGGAGGCGACGATCTGGGCGACGGCGGCCGATGTCGCCGAGTCCGGGCCGGTCATCGGCCGGCCGCTCGCCAACACCTCGGCCTACGTGCTGGACTCGGCGCTGCGGCCGGTCCCGGTCGGCGTGCCGGGCGAGTTGTACCTGGCCGGGGAGCAGCTCGCGCAGGGTTACCACCTGCGTCCCTCGCTGACGTCGGAGCGGTTCACCGCCGACCCGTACGGCCCGGCCGGTACCCGGATGTACCGCACGGGCGACCTGGTGTGCCGGCGCCGGGACGGTGCGCTGCGCTATCTGAGCCGGGTGGACCAGCAGGTCAAGCTGCGGGGCTTCCGCATCGAACTCGGGGAGATCGAGGCGGAGCTGTCCCGGCATCCGGCGGTCGCCGAGTCCGCGGTGACGGTGCGCGAGGACCGGCCGGGCGACCGGCGACTGGTCGGGTACGTCGTACCGAAGGGGCCGGTGCCGAGCGCGCGGGAGCTGCGCGAGCGGCTGCGCGGGCGGCTGCCGGAGTTCATGGTGCCGACGGCGTTCGTGGTGCTCGACGCGCTGCCGCTGACGCCGAACCGGAAGCTGGACCGCAAGGCGCTGCCCGCTCCGGAGTACGACGGCGAGCCGGTGGGCCGGGGGCCGCGGGATCCGCGCGAGGAGATCCTGTGCGCGCTGTTCGCCGAGGTGCTGGGCGTCGCCCGGGTCGGCATCGACGACGGCTTCTTCGACCTGGGCGGGCACTCGCTGCTCGCGACCCGGCTGGTCAGCCGCATCAGGACGGCGCTGGGTGTCGAGCTGTCCGTGCGCCGGTTCTTCGAGACGCCGACGATCGCCGGGCTCTCCGGCGCCCTGGACCGGGCGGCGGGCGCGCGGGCGCCGCTGGCGGCCCGGCCGCGGCCGGAGCGGGTCCCGTTGTCGCCGGCGCAGCAGCGGCTGTGGTTCCTGCACCAGTTCGAGGGGCCGTCGGCGACGTACAACATGCCGACGGCGCTCCGGCTGTCCGGTCCGGTGGACCGGGCGGCGCTGGAGCGGGCGATCGGTGACGTGCTGGTCCGGCACGAGAGCCTGCGGACCGTGTTCGCGGCGGACGACGGGGGTTCGTGGCAGGTCGTGCTGCCCGCCGACCGGGCCGCCGGCCGCCTGGACGTGGTCGACGTGACCGCCGGGGAGGTGGCGGAGCGGGTCGGCGAGGCGGCCCGGCACGCCTTCGACCTGACGGCCGACATCCCGTTCCTGGCCCGGCTGTTCCGCGTCTCGGACACCGAGCACGTCCTGCTGCTGCTCATCCACCACATCGCGGGCGACGGCTGGTCGATGGCCCCGCTGGCCCGTGACCTCACGGCCGCGTACGCGGCGCGCTGCGCGGGCGCGGCACCGGACTGGGAGCCGCTGCCGGTGCAGTACGCCGACTACGCGCTGTGGCAGCGGGAGGTCCTCGGCGACGAGTCCGACCCCGACAGCGTGGCGGCGCGGCAGCTGGCCTACTGGAAGGAGGCCCTGGCGGGGCTGCCCGAGCAGTTGGAGCTGCCCACCGACCGGCCCCGCCCGGCGACCGCGGGTTACACCGGCGACCGCATCGCGTTCACGGTGCCGGCGGCGCTGCACGCGCGGCTGACGGAGCTGGCGCGGTCCACGCACTCCAGCCTGTTCATGGTGGTCCAGGCAGCGTTCGCGACGCTGCTGACGCGGCTGGGGGCGGGCGAGGACATTCCCGTCGGCACGGCGGTCGCGGGGCGCAACGACGCCGCCACCGAGGATCTCGTCGGGTTCTTCGTGAACACGCTGGTGCTGCGCACCGACACCGGCGGCAACCCGACCTTCCGCGAGCTGCTGGGCCGGGTGCGCGAGCGGGACCTGGCCGCGTACGCGCACCAGGACGTGCCGTTCGAGCGGCTGGTGGAGGCGCTGAACCCGGCGCGCAGTCTGGCCCACCACCCGCTGTACCAGGTGATGATCACCTTCAACAACACGGCCGACGCGGGCGCCCGCACCGCTCCGGACGCCCCGGCGGCGTCCGGGGAGGCGGGCGCGCTCCTGAACGCGACCCGGATGACGGCCGGTACCGGGGTGGCCAAGTTCGACCTGGCGCTGACCTTCGGGGAGCGGCACGACCCGGCGGGCGGTCCCGCGGGCATGCGCGGTTCGCTGGAGTACCGCACGGAGCTGTTCGACCCGGAGACCGCGGAGTCGGTGATCTCGCGGCTGCTCGGGGTGCTGGGCTCGGTCACCGCCGACCCGGACCGGCCGATCGGCGGGATCGGCCTGCTGGACCCGGCCGAGCGGCGGCAGGTGCTGCGGGAGTGGAACGACACCGCGCGCCCGCAGCGCGAGGGGACCCTGCCCCAGCTGTTCGAGGAGCAGGTCGCCAGGACTCCGCGCCGCCCGGCGTTCTCGGCCGGCGGGACGACGCTGACGTACGCCGAGCTGAACTCCCGCGCCAACCGGCTGGCCCATCTCCTCGCGGAGTCCGGGGCGGGTCCGGAGCAGGTGGTGGCGATCTCGTTGCCGCCGTCGGTGGAGATGGGCGTGGCGGTGCTCGCGGTGCTGAAGACGGGGGCCGCGTACCTGCCGGTCGATCCGGGCGCTCCGCGCGAGCGGATCGCCACCATGGCCGAGGACGCGGCGCCGGTGTGCGCGCTGACGACGTCGGCGGTCCCGGCCGGGGTGTTCCCGGCGGAGCTGCCCCGGCTGCTGCTCGACGACCCGGACGTCACCGCCCGGCTGGCCGCGCAACCCGCGCACGACCTGACGGACGAGGACCGCACGCAGCCGCTGTCGCCGTGGAACGCGGCGTACATCATCTACACGTCGGGCTCCACGGGCCGTCCCAAGGGGGTGCTCGTCGAGCACCAGCCGGTGCTGAACTACCTGGCGGTGTCGGCGGAGCTGTACCCGGGCGTGGCGGGCAACGCGCTGCTGCACTCGCCGCTCTCCTTCGACCTGACGGTGACGGGCCTGTTCGCGCCGCTGCTGAACGGCGGCTGCGTGCACCTCGCGGACCTGGAGGAGCTGCACGAGCGGGCGCTGGACGGCGAGGTGCCCGACCTGCCGCAGACGACGTTCCTGAAGGCGACGCCGAGCCATCTGCCGCTGATCACCGGGCTGCCCGGGGTGTGCGTGCCGGACGGGGAGCTGGTCCTGGGCGGCGAGTCGCTGACCGGCCGCGCGGTGCGGACGCTGCTGGCGGCGCATCCGGGGGCGCGGGTCCTCAACGAGTACGGTCCGACCGAGACGATCGTGGGCTGCACGACCTGGCGGGTCGAGTCGCCGGACGACCTCGCGGACGGTGTGCTGACCATCGGCCGCCCGTTCCCCAACACGCGCATGCTGGTCCTCGACCCGTATCTGCAGCCCGTGCCGGCCGGGGTGCCGGGCGAGTTGTACGTGTCCGGGGTGCAGCTGGCGCGCGGCTATCTGAACCGGCCCGGGCAGAGCGCGTCGCGGTTCGTCGCCAACCCCTTCGAGGGGCCGGGCGAGCGGATGTACCGCACCGGCGACATCGTGCGCTGGAACCGGCGGGGCGACCTGGAGTTCATCAGCCGGGTCGACGACCAGGTGAAGATCCGCGGCTTCCGGGTGGAGCTGGGCGAGGTCGAGTCGGCCCTGTCGCGGCACCCGGGGGTGCCGGAGGCGGTGGCCGTGGTGCGCGAGGACCGGCCGGGCGACCGGCGTCTGGTGGCGTACCTGGTGACCGGGGCCGGGCCGGTGCCGGTGCCCTCGGACGAGGAGTTGCGGGAGCGGCTGCGCGAGACGCTGCCCGACTACATGGTGCCGTCGGCGTTCGTGCGCCTGGCGGAGCTGCCGCTGACCGGCAACGGCAAGCTGGACCGGGGGCGGCTGCCCGCGCCCGACTACGCGGCCGCCGGCACGGGCCGGGCCCCGGTCACGGCGCGCGAGGAACTGCTGTGCGCGCTGTTCGCCGAGGCGCTGGGCCTGGAGTCGGTCGGTGTCGACGACGGCTTCTTCGACCTGGGCGGCGACAGCATCCTGTCCATCCAGCTGGTCAGCCGGGCCCGTGCGAAGGGCCTCACGCTCTCGGTGCGGGACGTCTTCGAGCACCAGAGCGTCGCCCGGGTCGCCGAGGCACTCGAGCTCGCCGAGGCGCAGGCCGCCGACGGCGCGGCGGGGGCGTCGGCGGGCGCCGTACCGGGAGAGCCGGGAGAGGCGGAAGCGGCGAGCGGGCCGGTGCCCGCGACGCCGATCATGGGGTGGTTCGCCGCACTGGGCGGGCCCGTCGCGCCGTTCAACCAGTCGGTGGTGGTGTCCGTGCCCGCGGACCTGGACGCGGAGCGGCTGGTGGCCGCCCTCGGAGCGCTCCTGGACCGGCACGACTCGCTGCGGCTGCGGGTCGCCGCGGACTGGTCCATGTCCGTGCCCGAGCCCGAGCCCGGCGGCACGGACGCCGCCCATCTCCTCACGCGCCGCGCGGCCGGGGACGTCGACGACGCCGGGCTGCACGCGGTGGTGGCCGCGGCGGGCGCCGCCGAGCGCGACCGGCTGTCCCCGGCCGACGGGCGGATGCTGCGGGCCTGCCACGTCGACCGGGGACCGGACCGGCCGGGGCTGCTGGTCCTGGTCGCCCACCACCTGGCCGTGGACGCGGTCAGCTGGCGGCTGCTCGTGCCGGACCTGGCCGCCGCCTACCAGGGCCGCCCGCTCAGCCCGGCGGGCACCGCCTGGCGCCAGTGGGCGTCGGCGCTGCGGGAGCTGGCCGGCTCCCCCGTCACCGAGGCCGAGACGGACCACTGGCTGGACGCGGCCCGCCCGGCCGCCGAACCCGCGGACCCGGTACTGGACCCGGCGCGCGACACCCACGCCCGCTCGGGACAGGTCGTCCTCGACCTCGACCCGGACACCACCGACGCCCTGCTCACCTGGGTGCCCGGGGTGTTCCGGGCCGAGATCAACGACCTGCTGCTCACCGCGTTCGGGCTGGCCGTCGCCGACTGGCGGCGCGACCGGGGCGCCCGGGGCACGGCGCCCGTCACGGTGGACCTGGAGAGCCACGGCCGCCACGAGCACCTGGTGCCGGGCGCCGATCTCACCCGCACCACCGGCTGGTTCACCTCGATGCACCCGGTGCCGCTGCACCCCGAGATCGACGACCCGGACTGGGCCGAGGTGTGGGACGGCGGGGCCGCGGCCGGGCGGGCCCTGAAGCGGGTCAAGGAGCAACTGCGCGCCGTCCCGCGCGACGGCGTGGGCCACGGCCTGCTCCGTCACCTCAACCCGCGCACCCGGGACCGTTTCGCCGCCCTGCCGGCACCGGCGTACGGCTTCAACTACCTGGGGCGCCACACCGGCGGCCGGGGCGGCGGCGCACCGGGCGGCGGCGCCGGGCCCGAGCCGTGGAGCGTGCTCGGGCGGGGCGTGGCGGGCCAGCACCCCGACACCCCGCTGGCGCACCCGGTGGAACTGGTCGCGGGCGCCCACGACACCGACCGCGGGCCCACGCTGCACAGCGTGTGGACGTACGCGGACGCCGTGCTGTCCGAGGCCGAGGTGCGGCGCCTGGGCGAGGGCTGGTTCCGGGCCCTGAAGGCGCTGGTCGAGCACGCCGGCCGGCCCGAGGCGAGCGGTCTGACCCCCTCGGACGTCTCCCTCACCTCGCTCAGCGAGGACGACATCTCCCGACTCGAGAGCGAATGGGGCTCCCTCTGA